TGTTTGTTATGTTCATTGAatttcccacccttttttttcctccacagatTGTGGGTCAATCCAAGAATGAACACATGTAAGAAACCTTATGTTGAGCAGACTACAAACCTTGAAAAGTTTGACTCTGAGGTGGTTGCTGAAATTGAGGGCCTCTTTGAGAAGAGGTTCTCATATACTAAACCTCTGAATAATGAATGGAAACTACCAGATTCCAGTGATGCATTTATCTGCAATCACAAGGAATTTCATTCACTTCTTGCTATGAAAGACTCCATGAATAAAGTGAAAAACCAGCTGAGTGATAAGAAACTGGATGAATGGCATCAACATACTTCTTTCACCAATAAAGCAGGGAAAATCATTCCTCATGTGAAGAAATCTCTGAATGCTGAGCTATGTACTCAGGCGTGGTGCAAATTCCATGAGATTTTATGCAGTTTTCCCCTTCTTCCAGAAGAAGCTCTTCAGAATGGAGAACTTAATACTGTCCATCTCTGTGAAGCACCTGGTGCTTTTATAGCCAGTCTTAATCACTATTTAAAATCCCATCACATCTCTTGTGATTGGAACTGGGTAGCCAATACCCTGAATCCATATCATGAAGCAAATGACACTCTTATGATGATTATGGATGACCGTCTTATTGCAAATACCTTGCCTTGGTGGTACTTCGGTCCAGATAACACTGGAGATGTTATGATGCTGAAACATCTAGAAGGACTTCAGCACTTTATAAGCAATATGGCTACGGTTCACTTGGTCACTGCTGATGGGAGCTTTGACTGCCAAGGAAATCCAGGTGAACAAGAAGCCCTTGTTTCTCCTCTACATTACTGTGAAGCAGTCAGTGCTTTAAGGATACtaggcagtggtggctcctttgTTTTGAAGATGTTTACTTTGTTTGAACATTGTTCTGCCAACCTGCTTTTTCTGCTAAACTGTTCCTTTGAGGAGGTTCATATCTTTAAACCTGCCACCAGCAAAGCTGGGAATTCAGAAGTGTATGTGATATGTCTTCATTACATGGGCAGAGAGGCGATTCATCCCCTTCTGTCCAAGATGATACAGAACTTTGGAAAAGACATGGTCAGAAAAGCACTTTTCCCTCAACATGTAATTCCAGAGTCTTTTCTTAAAATACATGAAGAATGCTGTGCATTCTTTCACAAGTACCAAATAGAGACTATCTATGAGAACATTGGACTTTTTGAGTGCATGGGGGAAGTGGAACAAACAAAGCTGAACAACTTACGGGATTGTGCAGTAGAATTCTTCATGAAAAAATTCAACATGAAACCCATTGCCAGAAATAAATGGCTAGTGAAGAAACCTCAGGCAGGTTGCAGTATGAATGCAAAGTGGTTTGGACGGAGGaacaaatattttaatacttACAATGAAAGAAAGATGCTAGAGTCCCTTAAATGGGAAGATAAAGTGGTGAAAGGTTACCTTAACCATTGGGCTGAAGAACATGTTCTAAGTAATGTTGGGAAAAGCTGTATTTTGGAAGGGTCATCCTCTAATCTTGAGTGCAGCTTGTGGTACAACTTGGAGGGAAAGAGGCTTCCAAAAGTAAAATGCTCTCCATTCTGTGATGACGAAGTCTTGAAAGACCTCAATGAAGCCATCAGGGAATCACTAGTAGGCAGACTGAAAACAAATTCcctgtccagacaagtgcagcagTCTTGTCAATCTTGCCATGTTGTCACTGATGCAGTTATACTATCTGAATTGTTTAATCTTACCAAGTGCCATGAGGAAGTTCCAAATGAAAGCTGTGGTGACCATATCAAGTGCCTTGTGGTGGGCCTTCCATTTCTTTGTGATGCCAAAAGCCAGTCTAATATGGAGATTAGTTTTCTGGACTCAGCCACGCTATTGACTTTCACCTGTTCTTTGCTTCATGATGGAGAGCCAAAATATCAGCAGCAACTCCTAGATTGTGTTCTACTCTCGCTGAAACAGCTTCAAACAGGAGATGCTTTAATTTTACCTATTCTTTCTTGCTTTACACGCTTCACAGCTGGCCTAATTTTTGTACTGCAAAGCTGTTTCAGATGCATCACATTTGCTTGCCCCATATCTTTTGAGCCTCTAAGGACTAATGCGGTTCTGTTGTGCATTGGCTATCAGGGTCTTCCAAATCCAGTTGTTGAGTATCTGCAGCATCTGAATGAACTAATGAGCTCTTTGCTGGACTCTGACTCTTCCCAGCAGGTTTTGCAGTTTGTCCCAATGGAGACTCTCCTAAAAGGCACATTACTGGACTTTTTATGGGACCTGAACACTACAATTGCAAAGCGACAGCTCCATTTGATTATACAAGTTGAGCAGCAACAAATGATCAGTAATCTTAATTTTAAATGATTCTAGAATTGAGCTGGTAGCTATTGACTGAGAAGATTCAGTTAATTGGCTGTTTAaagttctttgatttttttttttgtttttgttttaatttcctttatttgctAACTAAcgaattgcccgtcaagaatgtgccaccaccccatgctgctgctgctgctgcctcctgggagggaggaggagtttGCATgtagctcctgctgctccacatTCAGCCCCgtggactccccccccccccccccccaatccagccGCCTGTCTCTGTGTCCGTCTATGTAGAACACTGATtagttgtttcagtaagcattgtgattggctgccaagtgttatggacagacagacgcaCAGACAGATGGAGTaagccatttatttttattttatatatatggaGTGAGTTGTACCTTATCATGTTCCTTTAAATTTTTACATTAATATAATCATTATCTAGATGCCCTATTGACATGCAGGCATCATAGTGACTATGATTTTCTTAAGAGGGTTGTCAGGAACTTGTTTGGTGCTACTGCTAATCAGCCAATAGAGGCTGTTGTTGAGAGAGACTAAGTTATTTTTCCTACTAAGGAGCTAGATGTGTCATCTTGATACTTCTCTCCATCCCATGGTTTTTGGGGGACCCAAGTCTGTTATTGAAGTGTGCTAGCTTTTAGCATTTCCAAGCCAGCTACATTTTCCATTCAGTTCAGAAGAGGCTATCAGCACTATTGCCTGCAGGAAGAAACTGAACCTTTCAAAAATACTAGTTTGCTAAAAACACCAGCCTATTCAAATCCAGCTAAGATTTGCTTTAAAAATTCTCTTTTGTAAGATGTTAATCTAGCTGACCTGAAATCATGTTGGTTAAGAtctatattttcaaaataatgtaGGTGCCTCCACTTGCCTATATATAGACCCTTAAGGACTGACACTTGAGAGAAGAGTTCCTTGCCACTTTCTGAAATGTAATCCTCTTCTAAAAGGTTTCTCAAGTTAGGCACTTGGTAATGAAAGAACCCAAATCCCCAGTCACTTTTGAAAGTGGCTACAAAGACACTCGGATATCAGTTTTCAGATCTAGTAGAAGGGGAAGAGATATCTTTTACACAATTGAATGGTATTTTAAACCAAACTGTAACTTCTTCATTTTTAGTTTTCCTGCTGGCATTTGTGTGTTGTCTATGCAATGCCATCAGTAACTTACCAGTATGTAGGCCCTGGGTCAGACTTAAAGTGGAAGGAAAACTATTTTGTGATCAGGATTTGGATTGGAGAATGCTCCATGTTACATAGCATTGCTTGTCATCAGCATGGCAATGGTGTGAGAGTTGGGACTCCTGGGTTTTAAGTCCCATCTGTGCAactgactttgtgtgtgtgtggtcttgGGCAAGTTATTTCAGTGCCTTATGCCTCCATTTCCCCATCAACAAACTGGCCACAATAATTTGTCTTACAAGTGAGACTTGATGGATGACAACTCTGAGAACCCTGGGTGAAACTGAGAACTACCCAATGGCTGCCATTAAGAGTTCTCCAACTGATCTTAATTAAGCAATATTGTGCAGTTTACACGTAGCAAAAATGTTCTTACAatgtgaacactgagatgatgGAGTCAAAAGAAATGTATGAAACACTTTAAAATTGGACATAGGCTTTTCTCACTTTgatttggttctttttttttttaggagtgaAATAAAAAGCAAGCAGGCAGTTGGCACTCTCTTTAAGGAGATCcaggttttactttttttttttatattgttccTTTAAGATCTAATTTTCTAGGACCCGGCTCATTCATTAAAATTTAGTCTCCAAATGGTAGTTTACATGCTCATAGAAGAAGAGGAAAATGGTGtaaaaagggggagaaaaggtATATCTTTCATGCTGGCGCTCAGGACTTCCCCGAAATGTGAGAGATGAGTGGGGTTACTAAAAGGAAAGTATAGTTTCCTGATTAATTATCAGTCACCTTATGGAAGCACTTCTAATTATATAATGTGGGAGCTTGAAGGATAATTGATTACTAGTAGCAATTAAAAGCACAGTTGAAAAACTGCTGTGTCTGGCAGTGCTGCACATTTAATAGTCTTTCTTGCTACTTTGATAGGGGCAGAGTTTAACGCATTTAACAGTTTATTTTTTTGAGCGTTTTGATAGAGTCCAGCAATCAACTTGGGCACCTGACTCATTCATACCATTCTCTACAGAATTTGTTAAGTGGATCTCTGGGATTGGTTAATACTCATTTTAGCATATTTAAATTAA
Above is a genomic segment from Alligator mississippiensis isolate rAllMis1 chromosome 10, rAllMis1, whole genome shotgun sequence containing:
- the CMTR2 gene encoding cap-specific mRNA (nucleoside-2'-O-)-methyltransferase 2 codes for the protein MNTCKKPYVEQTTNLEKFDSEVVAEIEGLFEKRFSYTKPLNNEWKLPDSSDAFICNHKEFHSLLAMKDSMNKVKNQLSDKKLDEWHQHTSFTNKAGKIIPHVKKSLNAELCTQAWCKFHEILCSFPLLPEEALQNGELNTVHLCEAPGAFIASLNHYLKSHHISCDWNWVANTLNPYHEANDTLMMIMDDRLIANTLPWWYFGPDNTGDVMMLKHLEGLQHFISNMATVHLVTADGSFDCQGNPGEQEALVSPLHYCEAVSALRILGSGGSFVLKMFTLFEHCSANLLFLLNCSFEEVHIFKPATSKAGNSEVYVICLHYMGREAIHPLLSKMIQNFGKDMVRKALFPQHVIPESFLKIHEECCAFFHKYQIETIYENIGLFECMGEVEQTKLNNLRDCAVEFFMKKFNMKPIARNKWLVKKPQAGCSMNAKWFGRRNKYFNTYNERKMLESLKWEDKVVKGYLNHWAEEHVLSNVGKSCILEGSSSNLECSLWYNLEGKRLPKVKCSPFCDDEVLKDLNEAIRESLVGRLKTNSLSRQVQQSCQSCHVVTDAVILSELFNLTKCHEEVPNESCGDHIKCLVVGLPFLCDAKSQSNMEISFLDSATLLTFTCSLLHDGEPKYQQQLLDCVLLSLKQLQTGDALILPILSCFTRFTAGLIFVLQSCFRCITFACPISFEPLRTNAVLLCIGYQGLPNPVVEYLQHLNELMSSLLDSDSSQQVLQFVPMETLLKGTLLDFLWDLNTTIAKRQLHLIIQVEQQQMISNLNFK